A window from bacterium encodes these proteins:
- a CDS encoding carbohydrate kinase family protein: MSVLCTGSVAVDHIMVFRGRFKDVILPDNLHVLNVAFHVPELRRSFGGTAANIAFGLRRLGVDPLVLATVGGEDFGAYSDWLDRHELTREYIVPLKDESTAGAYITTDLDDNQITGFHPGAMDRAHEATVASVQSPYEIGVVSPNGKQAMIDHARALKEDDIPAMIDPGQGLPLFDKEELTELLTGADVYVVNDYEWQLTLETTGLKLADVEERVGALVVTRGEKGSSLYRGGETFEIPSVQADQIIDPTGCGDAYRAGFLAGRLRGLDLEGCGRLGSVMGSFLVERAGTQHADFGLDEIRARHREAFGADFM; the protein is encoded by the coding sequence ATGTCGGTATTGTGCACGGGGTCGGTGGCGGTGGATCACATCATGGTGTTCCGGGGGCGCTTCAAGGATGTGATCCTGCCGGACAACCTCCACGTGCTGAATGTCGCCTTCCACGTGCCCGAGCTGCGTCGCAGCTTTGGTGGCACGGCCGCCAACATCGCATTCGGCTTGCGGCGGCTCGGCGTCGATCCGCTCGTGCTCGCGACAGTAGGTGGCGAAGATTTCGGAGCCTACTCGGATTGGCTCGACCGCCACGAGCTGACGCGGGAGTACATCGTCCCGCTCAAAGATGAGTCGACCGCGGGTGCCTACATCACGACGGATCTGGACGACAACCAGATCACGGGCTTCCATCCCGGTGCGATGGATCGGGCCCACGAAGCAACGGTCGCTTCGGTGCAGTCTCCGTATGAGATCGGCGTGGTTTCGCCGAACGGCAAGCAGGCGATGATCGATCATGCCAGGGCGCTCAAGGAGGATGACATCCCCGCCATGATCGATCCGGGCCAGGGGTTGCCGCTCTTCGACAAGGAGGAGCTCACCGAACTGCTGACCGGCGCCGATGTGTACGTGGTCAACGACTACGAGTGGCAGCTCACCCTCGAAACCACCGGACTCAAGCTCGCCGACGTGGAGGAGCGGGTCGGTGCCCTCGTGGTGACACGAGGAGAGAAGGGTTCGAGCCTCTACCGCGGTGGCGAAACCTTCGAGATCCCGTCGGTTCAGGCCGACCAGATCATCGATCCGACCGGCTGCGGAGACGCCTATCGCGCGGGCTTCCTGGCGGGCCGCCTTCGCGGCCTGGATCTGGAAGGCTGCGGACGGCTCGGAAGTGTCATGGGCTCGTTCCTCGTCGAGCGCGCGGGTACCCAGCACGCGGATTTCGGCCTGGATGAGATCCGTGCACGCCACCGTGAGGCGTTCGGCGCGGACTTCATGTGA
- the metF gene encoding methylenetetrahydrofolate reductase [NAD(P)H], translated as MRISEFYQPGNPVFSFEFFPPKTDTGYRTLYRTIEDLKDLGPGFVSVTCGAQGSTRSKTAELVMRIQDELGLTAMAHMTCTGQTREELALTLGQLHAGGIRNVLALRGDPPKDEPDWQPVPGGFQHANELTTFIKSHFDLGVAGACYPEKHPQAASLEEDLSNLRLKVEAGAEFLITQLFLDEADYFSFVERARAVGIDVPIVPGIMPMVSLKNLRGAMRLSPGSRTPSELEDALASAGDDAARSLEVGVVWATAQCRKLLAGGAPGIHFYTLNKSPATRQVTERLLAG; from the coding sequence ATGCGCATTTCGGAGTTCTATCAGCCGGGCAACCCGGTCTTCTCCTTCGAGTTCTTTCCCCCGAAAACGGATACCGGCTACAGGACCCTGTATCGGACGATCGAGGACCTCAAGGATCTCGGCCCGGGCTTCGTCTCGGTGACCTGTGGCGCCCAGGGATCGACCCGCAGCAAGACCGCCGAGCTGGTGATGCGCATCCAGGACGAGCTCGGACTCACGGCGATGGCCCATATGACCTGCACCGGGCAGACCCGTGAGGAACTGGCCCTGACCCTCGGCCAGCTCCACGCGGGAGGCATTCGCAATGTGCTGGCCTTGCGCGGCGATCCGCCAAAGGACGAGCCGGACTGGCAACCTGTGCCGGGCGGCTTCCAGCACGCCAACGAGCTGACGACGTTCATCAAGAGCCATTTCGATCTGGGCGTGGCGGGTGCCTGCTACCCGGAGAAGCACCCCCAGGCCGCGAGCCTCGAAGAGGATCTGTCGAACTTGCGACTCAAGGTGGAAGCCGGCGCCGAGTTCCTGATCACCCAGCTCTTCCTCGACGAGGCCGACTATTTCTCCTTCGTTGAACGGGCCCGTGCCGTTGGAATCGACGTACCGATCGTGCCGGGCATCATGCCGATGGTGAGCCTGAAGAACCTGCGCGGTGCGATGCGGCTCTCACCGGGATCGAGAACCCCGAGCGAACTCGAGGATGCCCTCGCCTCGGCGGGAGACGACGCCGCGCGCTCTCTCGAGGTAGGCGTTGTCTGGGCGACCGCCCAATGTCGGAAGCTCCTGGCAGGTGGTGCGCCGGGCATTCACTTCTACACCCTCAACAAGTCCCCCGCGACACGCCAGGTGACTGAGCGGCTGCTGGCCGGATGA
- a CDS encoding phosphoribosylglycinamide formyltransferase — translation MSQRNLERDPLRVGVLLSGEGTSLENLCEHIDKGHVPARVVAVVSSKPGVGGLRRAENRGIPALAVPRKQHKDLDHFNDRIHRFLEEHDVELVALLGFLSPFQLRGRFEGRAMNVHPALIPAFSGQGFYGRRVYEAVLAKGVKVTGATVHFVDEEYDHGPIVSQEAVAVREDDTLETLQARVTAAERRLVPEAVRAFAEGRITIDGGRVHVSD, via the coding sequence ATGAGCCAACGCAACCTCGAACGAGATCCGCTGCGGGTCGGTGTACTGCTCTCGGGTGAGGGCACCAGCCTCGAAAACCTGTGCGAGCACATCGACAAGGGACACGTTCCGGCACGGGTGGTCGCGGTAGTGAGCTCGAAGCCGGGCGTCGGCGGCCTGCGACGTGCAGAGAACCGGGGGATCCCGGCGCTCGCGGTTCCTCGGAAGCAGCACAAGGATCTCGACCATTTCAACGACCGGATCCATCGCTTTCTCGAGGAGCACGATGTAGAGCTGGTCGCGCTCCTGGGCTTTCTCTCGCCGTTCCAGTTGCGCGGGCGCTTCGAGGGGCGAGCGATGAATGTGCATCCAGCGCTGATCCCAGCCTTCTCGGGCCAGGGCTTCTACGGCCGCCGGGTGTACGAGGCCGTGCTGGCGAAGGGAGTGAAAGTCACCGGGGCGACCGTCCACTTCGTAGACGAGGAATACGACCATGGGCCGATCGTCTCCCAGGAAGCGGTGGCCGTGCGCGAGGACGACACGCTCGAGACCCTGCAGGCCCGGGTGACCGCAGCGGAGCGACGGCTCGTCCCGGAAGCGGTGAGGGCCTTCGCTGAGGGACGAATCACGATCGACGGGGGGCGAGTGCACGTTTCCGATTGA
- a CDS encoding DNA polymerase Y family protein: protein MSPPPRVTSRTTTRPPPPRAKRIGRPRQISLLPEPEEPPSKPKRTKNEPRPDVPRTDDEPRPEIARTDNEPRLKTPRTEEPTKSLPPQATREARRAQRASERKRTASERSKDSRLACLLIPAMPLAAALRAHPELAGQPFAVASAAGPRAEILAVSPEAARSAVRPGTTVVHARAACADLHVQIASPALERAARDALLDAALSTSPRAELAPAHSGLHAAEAAVFVDARGVEALFHSEVGFASALGERAARLGLPGVVAVAGSRGTARILARQLAFSGESPRVVPSGEDAKALAPLPLDLLNPDDDLASALTRFGLSRVADLLRLPERALTQRLGARIVPLLELARGHDRSPPPPAEATLCFEEAQELEFPVRQLEPLLFVLNGMLSRLLERLACRGLALGDLELEFGFEDGGRDARRVGLAAPTLDPRLALRLVALSLESKPPDEAPVHVRLATPGAPLRGDQLDFFRSPGPSPAVLAHTLAELGALCGTERVGTPAVADDHHPDAYEVATFRPPKASATTTSPSSTTATPSSTMDRPHLALRALRPPVRAQVDAPGGQPRWVRSPLANGEIVHCAGPWRTTGRWWSEEERYAFDHYDVQTGDGWVFRLRKDHVGRCWSIDAVYD from the coding sequence GTGTCCCCCCCCCCACGCGTCACGAGCCGAACGACGACACGCCCCCCCCCTCCCCGCGCAAAACGCATCGGGCGCCCGCGGCAGATCTCCCTGCTGCCCGAACCCGAAGAACCGCCTAGCAAGCCCAAACGCACCAAGAACGAGCCCCGACCTGATGTGCCGCGCACGGACGACGAGCCTCGACCCGAGATCGCACGCACTGACAACGAGCCTCGACTCAAGACCCCGCGCACGGAAGAACCCACCAAATCTCTCCCCCCGCAAGCGACGCGCGAAGCGCGGCGCGCGCAGCGAGCTAGTGAGCGAAAGCGAACGGCCAGCGAGCGAAGCAAGGACAGCCGATTGGCGTGCCTGCTGATCCCCGCCATGCCCCTCGCCGCCGCCCTTCGAGCCCATCCGGAACTCGCGGGCCAGCCCTTCGCCGTCGCCTCGGCCGCGGGTCCCCGCGCCGAGATCCTGGCCGTCTCCCCCGAAGCCGCGCGCTCGGCCGTGCGCCCCGGAACGACCGTGGTGCATGCCCGCGCTGCCTGCGCCGATCTCCACGTGCAGATCGCCTCACCCGCCCTCGAACGTGCCGCCCGGGATGCACTCCTCGATGCCGCGCTCTCCACCTCGCCCCGGGCCGAACTCGCACCGGCCCATTCCGGCCTGCACGCCGCCGAAGCTGCCGTCTTCGTGGACGCCCGCGGTGTAGAAGCGCTCTTCCACTCCGAGGTCGGCTTCGCGAGTGCTCTCGGCGAGCGCGCCGCGCGGCTCGGGCTACCCGGCGTCGTGGCGGTAGCCGGCTCTCGCGGCACCGCTCGTATCCTCGCTCGCCAGCTCGCCTTCTCAGGCGAAAGCCCGCGCGTCGTGCCCTCGGGCGAGGATGCCAAGGCCCTGGCCCCCCTGCCCCTCGACCTCTTGAACCCGGACGACGACCTGGCCAGCGCACTCACCCGCTTCGGCCTCTCCCGGGTTGCCGACCTGCTGCGCCTGCCCGAACGCGCCCTCACCCAGAGGCTCGGCGCACGCATCGTTCCGTTGCTCGAGCTGGCCCGCGGCCACGACCGCTCGCCACCGCCCCCTGCCGAGGCAACCCTCTGCTTCGAAGAAGCCCAGGAACTCGAGTTCCCCGTCCGTCAGCTCGAGCCCTTGCTCTTCGTCTTGAACGGCATGCTCTCGCGACTCCTCGAACGGCTTGCTTGCCGTGGCCTGGCCCTCGGTGATCTCGAGCTCGAATTCGGCTTCGAGGATGGTGGACGCGATGCACGACGCGTTGGCCTGGCCGCTCCCACCCTCGACCCGCGCCTGGCCCTGCGCCTCGTCGCTCTCTCGCTCGAATCGAAGCCACCCGATGAAGCGCCCGTTCATGTGCGCCTGGCGACTCCCGGCGCACCTCTGCGCGGCGACCAGCTCGATTTCTTCCGTTCCCCCGGCCCGAGCCCCGCCGTCCTCGCCCACACCCTCGCCGAACTCGGCGCCCTATGCGGCACCGAGCGCGTCGGCACCCCCGCCGTCGCCGACGATCACCATCCGGACGCCTACGAAGTCGCGACCTTTCGCCCGCCCAAGGCATCGGCCACCACAACATCGCCCTCTTCCACAACTGCAACGCCCTCTTCCACAATGGATCGCCCTCATCTGGCTCTCCGCGCGCTGCGCCCGCCCGTACGTGCACAGGTCGATGCCCCCGGCGGCCAGCCACGCTGGGTTCGCAGTCCCCTGGCCAACGGCGAAATCGTTCACTGCGCCGGCCCCTGGCGCACGACGGGGCGCTGGTGGTCCGAGGAGGAACGCTACGCCTTCGACCACTACGACGTGCAGACGGGGGATGGCTGGGTCTTCCGGCTGCGGAAGGATCATGTGGGACGATGCTGGTCGATCGATGCGGTGTACGACTGA
- a CDS encoding HigA family addiction module antidote protein yields the protein MVMKNPPHPGEVARDAIENGLGLTVTAAAEGLGVSRKTLSQILNGRSGITPEMAIRLEKGIGSSAGAWLRMQVAYDLARAQKVAKGIKVKKLAKAS from the coding sequence ATGGTGATGAAGAATCCGCCCCACCCGGGGGAGGTCGCGCGGGATGCAATCGAGAATGGCCTGGGGCTTACGGTGACTGCCGCTGCCGAGGGTCTCGGGGTGTCTCGCAAGACGCTCTCACAGATCCTGAACGGTCGCTCGGGGATCACACCCGAGATGGCGATCCGGCTCGAGAAGGGGATCGGGAGCTCGGCCGGCGCCTGGCTTCGGATGCAGGTGGCCTATGATCTGGCTCGCGCGCAAAAGGTGGCCAAGGGTATCAAGGTGAAGAAGCTGGCGAAGGCCAGCTGA